The Pseudomonas berkeleyensis genome includes a region encoding these proteins:
- the pal gene encoding peptidoglycan-associated lipoprotein Pal, which produces MEMLKFGKFAALSLALAVAVGCSSKGGDAAGEGAVDPNAGYGANTGAVDGSLSEEAALRAITTFYFEYDSSDLKAEAMRALDVHAKDLKGNGARVVLEGHADERGTREYNMALGERRAKAVQRYLVLQGVSPAQLELVSYGEERPVATGHDEQSWAQNRRVELRK; this is translated from the coding sequence ATGGAAATGCTGAAATTCGGTAAGTTCGCTGCACTGTCCCTGGCTCTCGCCGTTGCCGTAGGTTGCTCCTCCAAAGGCGGCGACGCTGCTGGCGAAGGCGCTGTCGACCCGAACGCTGGCTACGGTGCCAACACTGGCGCTGTTGACGGCAGCCTGAGCGAAGAAGCTGCTCTGCGCGCTATCACCACCTTCTACTTCGAGTACGACAGCTCCGACCTGAAAGCCGAAGCCATGCGCGCTCTGGACGTACACGCCAAGGATCTGAAAGGCAACGGCGCTCGCGTCGTCCTGGAAGGCCACGCTGACGAGCGCGGTACCCGTGAGTACAACATGGCTCTGGGCGAGCGTCGTGCCAAGGCCGTTCAACGCTACCTGGTTCTGCAGGGCGTTTCCCCGGCTCAGCTGGAACTGGTTTCCTACGGCGAAGAGCGTCCGGTTGCCACTGGCCACGACGAGCAGTCCTGGGCCCAGAACCGTCGCGTAGAGCTGCGTAAGTAA
- the ybgF gene encoding tol-pal system protein YbgF, translating into MRDCRRILTLLTLALPLAAMAEVPVLESSSMQQGSSYPPAGYGTAGSYAGAGAQAPASAQGMLFNQLEQMQQEIAQLRGMVEEQQNEIQRLKQEGLERYQDLDQRISSGAAVGGAPAQNSADGAINASGTPTPPAAQQQASAEPGDPAKEKLYYDAAFDLIKAKDFDKASQAFTAFLNRYPNSQYAGNAQYWLGEVNLAKGDLQAAGQAFAKVSQGYPSHAKVPDSLFKLADVERRLGHNDKARGILQQVIAQYPGSSAAQLAQRDLQRL; encoded by the coding sequence ATGCGTGATTGCCGCCGTATCCTGACCCTTCTGACGCTCGCCTTGCCGCTCGCGGCAATGGCGGAGGTTCCCGTACTGGAAAGCAGCTCCATGCAACAGGGCAGCAGCTATCCACCGGCAGGTTATGGTACGGCCGGCTCCTACGCCGGAGCGGGTGCGCAAGCGCCCGCTTCTGCGCAGGGTATGTTGTTCAACCAGCTCGAGCAGATGCAGCAGGAAATTGCGCAACTGCGTGGCATGGTTGAAGAGCAGCAAAATGAAATCCAGCGCCTCAAGCAGGAAGGCCTGGAGCGTTACCAGGATCTGGATCAACGTATTTCTTCCGGTGCCGCCGTCGGTGGAGCTCCCGCACAGAATTCAGCCGATGGCGCGATAAACGCCAGTGGCACTCCGACGCCGCCTGCCGCGCAGCAGCAGGCCAGCGCCGAGCCGGGTGATCCGGCCAAGGAAAAACTCTATTACGACGCCGCCTTTGACCTGATCAAGGCCAAGGATTTCGATAAGGCGTCGCAGGCATTCACCGCCTTTCTCAACCGCTATCCCAATAGTCAGTACGCCGGCAACGCGCAGTATTGGTTGGGCGAAGTGAACCTGGCCAAAGGTGATCTGCAAGCGGCTGGTCAAGCGTTTGCCAAGGTCAGCCAAGGTTATCCGAGCCACGCCAAGGTGCCGGATTCGCTGTTCAAGCTGGCTGATGTAGAGCGTCGTCTGGGTCACAACGACAAGGCGCGCGGTATTCTTCAGCAGGTTATCGCGCAGTATCCGGGTAGCTCGGCCGCCCAGTTGGCGCAGCGTGATCTACAGCGCCTGTAA
- the queE gene encoding 7-carboxy-7-deazaguanine synthase QueE: MQETLRITEIFYSLQGETRTAGLPTVFVRLTGCPLRCQYCDTAYAFSGGEIVTLDSIVDQVAAYRPRYVCVTGGEPLAQPNCIPLLARLCDAGFEVSLETSGALDVSAVDSRVSKVLDLKTPGSAEVQRNRYENIQWLTRNDQVKFVICSREDYDWAISKLIEHDLAARAGEVLFSPSHQQVDARALADWIIADNLPVRLQLQLHKILWNDEPGH; the protein is encoded by the coding sequence ATGCAAGAAACCCTGCGCATCACCGAGATTTTCTACTCGTTGCAGGGGGAAACGCGTACCGCCGGCTTGCCGACGGTATTCGTACGCCTTACCGGCTGCCCCCTGCGCTGTCAGTACTGTGACACTGCCTATGCCTTCAGCGGTGGTGAAATCGTCACCCTGGACAGCATCGTCGACCAGGTGGCCGCCTACAGGCCACGCTACGTCTGCGTTACCGGCGGTGAACCGCTGGCTCAACCCAACTGCATTCCCCTGCTTGCGCGTCTGTGCGATGCCGGCTTCGAGGTGTCGCTGGAAACCAGTGGCGCGCTTGATGTGTCGGCGGTCGATTCGCGGGTCAGCAAGGTGCTCGATCTGAAGACACCTGGTTCGGCCGAAGTGCAGCGTAACCGCTACGAGAATATTCAGTGGCTGACTCGTAATGACCAGGTCAAGTTCGTCATCTGCTCGCGTGAGGATTATGACTGGGCAATATCCAAGCTGATCGAGCATGACTTGGCCGCGCGTGCCGGCGAGGTGCTGTTCTCGCCCAGCCACCAGCAGGTCGATGCCCGTGCACTGGCCGACTGGATCATCGCGGACAACCTGCCAGTACGCCTGCAACTGCAGCTACACAAGATTCTCTGGAACGACGAGCCGGGACATTGA
- the queC gene encoding 7-cyano-7-deazaguanine synthase QueC, whose protein sequence is MSEKKAVILLSGGLDSATVVAMAKAEGYSCYSMSFDYGQRHRAELQAAERVAKQLGVVEHKVIGLNLNGIGGSALTDSSIAVPESPTEGIPSTYVPARNTVFLALALGWAEVLEAREIFIGVNAVDYSGYPDCRPEFVDAFERMANLATRAGVEGQGFTIRAPLQQMSKGEIIETGMRLGVDYALTVSCYQADDDGRACGKCDSCRLRAAGFIAAGVPDATRYF, encoded by the coding sequence ATGAGCGAGAAAAAAGCGGTAATCCTCCTTTCCGGCGGTCTGGATTCGGCCACCGTGGTAGCGATGGCCAAGGCTGAAGGCTACAGCTGCTACAGCATGAGTTTCGATTACGGGCAGCGCCATCGCGCCGAGTTGCAGGCGGCCGAGCGCGTGGCGAAGCAACTGGGTGTGGTCGAGCACAAGGTGATCGGCCTGAATCTCAATGGTATTGGCGGCTCGGCACTGACCGACAGCAGTATCGCAGTACCTGAATCACCCACCGAGGGCATTCCTTCGACTTACGTGCCAGCACGCAACACGGTGTTTCTGGCGCTCGCGCTGGGCTGGGCCGAGGTGCTGGAGGCACGAGAGATCTTCATCGGCGTCAATGCCGTGGATTACTCGGGTTATCCCGATTGCCGTCCGGAGTTCGTCGACGCCTTCGAGCGTATGGCCAATCTGGCGACCAGGGCTGGCGTGGAGGGGCAGGGCTTTACCATTCGCGCGCCGCTGCAGCAGATGAGCAAGGGCGAGATCATCGAAACAGGGATGCGCCTGGGCGTGGATTATGCGCTGACTGTCTCCTGCTACCAGGCTGACGACGACGGCCGAGCCTGCGGCAAGTGCGACAGTTGCCGCCTGCGTGCGGCTGGTTTCATCGCCGCTGGTGTGCCTGATGCCACCCGCTACTTCTGA
- the nadA gene encoding quinolinate synthase NadA → MTQISERLLVQAHLDAKQPKPLTIEEEAFYRREIAAELKKQNAVLVAHYYCDPVIQALAEETGGCVSDSLEMARFGNQHPAQTVVVAGVKFMGETAKILNPEKRVLMPTLEATCSLDLGCPVDEFSAFCDQHPERTVVVYANTSAAVKARADWVVTSSCALEIVESLMDNGETILWAPDKHLGNYIQRETGADMLLWDGACIVHEEFKSKQLLDMKALYPDAAILVHPESPQNVVELADAVGSTSQLIKAAQTLPNSTFIVATDRGIFYKMQQLCPDKTFIEAPTAGNGAACRSCAHCPWMAMNTLERVLAGLREGTGEIHVDPALIPRAVKPLKRMLDFTQAARMKVAGNA, encoded by the coding sequence ATGACGCAAATTTCCGAACGACTCCTCGTTCAAGCCCACCTCGATGCCAAGCAGCCCAAGCCGCTGACGATCGAGGAGGAAGCCTTCTACCGTCGCGAAATTGCCGCCGAACTGAAGAAGCAGAACGCCGTTTTGGTGGCGCACTATTATTGTGATCCGGTAATCCAGGCGCTCGCCGAGGAAACCGGTGGCTGCGTCTCCGACTCTCTGGAAATGGCCCGCTTCGGTAACCAGCACCCGGCACAGACCGTGGTGGTGGCCGGGGTCAAATTCATGGGCGAGACGGCGAAGATTCTCAACCCGGAAAAGCGTGTGCTGATGCCGACGCTGGAGGCGACCTGCTCGCTGGATCTGGGCTGTCCGGTCGATGAATTCTCGGCTTTCTGCGATCAGCACCCGGAGCGTACCGTGGTGGTTTATGCCAATACCTCGGCCGCGGTAAAAGCGCGTGCCGACTGGGTGGTGACCTCCAGCTGCGCGCTGGAGATCGTCGAGAGTCTGATGGACAACGGCGAGACCATTCTCTGGGCACCGGACAAGCACCTGGGCAACTATATTCAGCGCGAGACCGGTGCCGACATGTTGCTGTGGGACGGCGCCTGCATCGTTCATGAAGAGTTCAAATCCAAGCAGTTGCTGGATATGAAAGCGCTGTACCCGGATGCCGCCATCCTGGTACACCCCGAGTCGCCACAGAACGTGGTTGAGCTGGCAGATGCCGTTGGTTCCACAAGTCAGCTGATCAAGGCGGCGCAGACCCTGCCGAATTCCACGTTCATCGTCGCCACGGATCGCGGCATCTTCTACAAGATGCAGCAGCTGTGCCCGGACAAGACCTTCATCGAGGCGCCGACTGCTGGCAATGGCGCTGCCTGCCGCAGCTGCGCGCATTGCCCGTGGATGGCGATGAACACGCTGGAACGCGTGCTGGCCGGTTTGCGTGAGGGCACGGGTGAAATACACGTCGACCCGGCGCTGATTCCCAGGGCGGTCAAACCGCTCAAGCGCATGCTCGATTTTACCCAGGCGGCTAGGATGAAAGTCGCCGGTAACGCCTGA
- a CDS encoding LOG family protein, with the protein MPYEADDYLSRHVQTSEVDLSSKVDELVALAAPGNSPNLPLYREMLSTVIHMAQADRNRWDAKIMMQTLREMEHAFGVLEQLKRRRKVTVFGSARTPADHPLYQQARELGALLARRDLMVVTGAGGGIMAAAHEGAGTENSLGFNITLPFEQAANATMRGSHHLLSFHFFFLRKLFFVKEADGLVLCPGGFGTLDEALEVLTLIQTGKSPLVPVVLLDQPGGSYWEDALGFIRRQLGDNGYILPTDLNLMHLVYSAEEAVDEIARFYRNFHSSRWLKDRFVIRLNHPLNDAGLAKLHSDFAMLCKEGGFTQQALCEQERDEPELSNLTRLAFAFNGRDYGRLRALLNAVNEPENWAS; encoded by the coding sequence ATGCCCTATGAAGCGGACGACTACCTGTCGCGCCACGTACAAACCAGCGAAGTCGACCTGAGCAGCAAGGTGGACGAGTTGGTGGCACTGGCAGCGCCGGGCAACAGCCCCAACCTGCCGCTATACCGGGAAATGCTCAGCACCGTGATCCATATGGCCCAGGCGGATCGCAACCGCTGGGATGCCAAGATCATGATGCAGACCCTGCGTGAGATGGAGCATGCCTTCGGCGTGCTGGAACAGCTGAAGCGCCGCCGCAAGGTCACGGTATTCGGCTCGGCACGCACCCCCGCCGATCACCCGCTGTACCAGCAGGCTCGTGAACTTGGCGCATTACTGGCACGCCGCGACCTGATGGTGGTCACCGGCGCAGGCGGCGGCATCATGGCGGCCGCCCACGAGGGTGCTGGCACGGAAAACAGCCTGGGGTTCAATATCACCCTGCCCTTCGAACAAGCCGCCAACGCCACAATGCGCGGCAGTCACCATCTGCTGTCGTTCCACTTCTTCTTTCTGCGCAAACTGTTCTTCGTCAAGGAAGCCGATGGCCTGGTGCTCTGCCCCGGTGGCTTCGGTACCCTCGACGAGGCACTGGAAGTACTCACCCTGATCCAGACCGGCAAGAGTCCGCTGGTGCCAGTGGTATTGCTTGATCAGCCAGGCGGCAGCTACTGGGAAGATGCCCTGGGCTTCATTCGCCGGCAGCTTGGCGACAACGGTTACATCCTGCCCACCGATCTCAACCTGATGCACCTGGTCTATAGCGCCGAGGAAGCGGTGGATGAAATTGCTCGTTTCTATCGCAATTTCCACTCCAGCCGCTGGCTAAAGGATCGCTTCGTGATTCGTCTCAACCACCCGCTGAACGACGCGGGCCTGGCGAAACTGCACAGCGACTTCGCCATGCTGTGCAAGGAAGGCGGCTTCACTCAGCAAGCGCTTTGCGAACAGGAGCGCGACGAGCCTGAGCTGAGCAACCTCACCCGCCTGGCTTTCGCCTTCAATGGTCGCGACTACGGACGCCTGCGTGCGCTGCTCAATGCGGTCAACGAACCGGAGAATTGGGCGAGCTGA
- a CDS encoding MBL fold metallo-hydrolase RNA specificity domain-containing protein produces the protein MALLTFIGAIQQVTGSCYLVESRDGAKVLLECGMHQGRRQEEDQNRSSFPFDPSSLDAVVISHAHLDHSGLLPRLVAEGYRGPIHATDASCELLELMLLDSAFLQEKDAEWENRWRARQGKPAVQPLYTIANAEQALSQRRPHAYGEPVEVAKGVQVTFHNAGHILGSAIVEMQVEDHHLRRHLVFSGDLGNTCSPLMQPPVQLRQADVLLMESTYGDRDHRRSDETLEELADILQQAHREGGNVLIPSFAVGRTQDLIYYLGRFYQEGRLPQQAVFLDSPMAIRANAIYSRFHEQFAAADRAALAAKGVKRVEDWLPILRCTPTADESMAINRIKSGAIIIAGAGMCNGGRIVHHFKHNLWRENCHLVFPGFQAKGTLGRLIVDGAETVKVLHQRIAVKAKVHTLGGFSAHAGQSQLLDWASQFEHHPELYLVHGELEKMQALQEALRERLNWIANIPEPGEQIAL, from the coding sequence ATGGCCCTGCTCACCTTCATCGGCGCGATCCAGCAAGTCACCGGCTCCTGCTACCTCGTGGAAAGCCGCGACGGAGCCAAGGTGCTACTCGAATGCGGCATGCACCAGGGCCGTCGTCAGGAAGAGGATCAGAACCGCAGCAGCTTTCCCTTCGACCCAAGCAGCCTGGATGCCGTGGTCATCTCCCATGCGCATCTGGATCACAGCGGCCTGCTACCGCGTCTTGTGGCTGAGGGTTATCGCGGCCCGATCCATGCCACCGACGCCAGCTGCGAACTGCTCGAACTGATGCTGCTGGATTCTGCCTTCCTGCAGGAGAAGGACGCCGAGTGGGAAAACCGCTGGCGAGCGCGCCAGGGCAAACCGGCGGTTCAACCGCTATACACCATCGCCAATGCCGAGCAGGCACTCAGCCAGCGCCGACCACATGCCTATGGTGAGCCGGTGGAAGTGGCCAAGGGCGTGCAGGTCACCTTCCATAATGCCGGCCATATCCTGGGGTCGGCTATCGTCGAGATGCAGGTGGAGGATCACCACCTGCGCCGCCATCTGGTGTTCTCCGGCGACCTGGGCAATACCTGCTCGCCGCTTATGCAGCCGCCTGTACAGCTGAGGCAGGCGGACGTGCTGCTGATGGAGTCGACCTATGGCGACCGGGATCATCGCCGCAGCGACGAAACCCTGGAAGAGCTGGCGGATATCCTTCAACAGGCCCACAGGGAAGGTGGCAACGTGCTGATTCCGTCGTTCGCCGTCGGTCGCACCCAGGATCTGATCTACTACCTCGGCCGCTTCTACCAGGAAGGCCGACTGCCGCAACAGGCGGTGTTCCTCGACAGCCCCATGGCCATCCGCGCCAACGCCATCTACAGCCGCTTCCACGAACAGTTCGCCGCCGCCGATCGCGCGGCGCTGGCAGCCAAAGGGGTCAAGCGCGTCGAAGACTGGCTACCGATACTGCGCTGCACACCAACGGCCGATGAGTCGATGGCGATCAACCGGATCAAGAGCGGCGCAATCATCATCGCCGGCGCCGGCATGTGCAACGGCGGGCGTATCGTCCATCACTTCAAGCACAACCTCTGGCGCGAGAACTGCCACCTGGTGTTCCCCGGCTTCCAGGCCAAGGGCACGCTCGGCCGCCTCATCGTCGACGGAGCCGAAACGGTCAAGGTGCTGCACCAGCGCATCGCGGTGAAAGCCAAGGTGCACACCCTCGGTGGGTTTTCCGCACATGCAGGCCAATCGCAGTTGCTGGACTGGGCCAGCCAGTTCGAGCATCACCCCGAGCTGTATCTGGTGCATGGCGAGCTGGAAAAAATGCAGGCTCTGCAGGAGGCACTGCGCGAGCGCCTGAACTGGATCGCCAACATTCCCGAGCCGGGTGAGCAGATCGCCCTGTAA
- a CDS encoding phosphoketolase family protein, translated as MTQLLPDAATLAGHAQRYPDFARWRKGHGPIQHSPQTCAAVFRLAHQLVQSGAQPDLPSVYRRMLALDALTAAGMWLVVHMTYARRVRLDGQPLQADDFKSVPEGHTGGALNMVPAYAGYLALNALTGETRGWLMGQGHCVAAIEALNLLTANQHPEQAARYGCDEAGMSRLAADFYSYAQASDGSAGVPLGSHVNPHTAGGIAEGGYLGFAELQYAHLPLPGEKLVAFLSDGAAEEQRGSDWMPRWWRAEDCGVALPVMIANGRRIEQRTELGTLEGLDGFRRHLRGCGFDPLSFDGRDPAAFVCALWEMEQRLAHRVGELNNELIGYPLPMPYGIAETTKGYGFFGAGSNAAHNLPLPASPAQDEHARALFNKHAAALWVEPQALSEACSLFASRDGRVLERDNPLAQRHPALPVQPALHFHDQACSPMSALDRYFVDLVRLNPQLRPRVGNPDELASNRLGGVLAALKHRVSQPENDLEAIDGAVITALNEEAVVSACLANQGGLNLVASYEAFCVKMLGAVRQSLIFARQQKEAGRPAGWLGWPLVATSHTWENGKNQQSHQDTTFCEALLGEMHDVMRVLLPADHNSLLALLPGIYQERGRLACLVVAKREQPCTFTVEQAKQLARDGALLVDADGEGEPVLLIASGSYQLNEMRRAAVRLSEQAVAWRLIYLQEPGRFRAPRDAWEAPSLASVAQREALFPVACRRRVLLSHMRPEVALGHLSTVLGDAASCRALGYRNRGGTFDDAGMLFANGCSWAHVLQSVAEVLGVSIDAWLTAAERAALAGRGDPRSLR; from the coding sequence ATGACTCAGTTACTCCCCGACGCGGCCACTCTGGCTGGGCATGCCCAGCGCTATCCCGACTTCGCGCGCTGGCGCAAAGGCCATGGGCCTATTCAGCATAGTCCGCAGACTTGCGCGGCGGTCTTTCGACTCGCTCATCAACTGGTGCAGAGCGGTGCACAGCCTGACCTGCCCAGCGTCTACCGACGCATGCTGGCGCTGGATGCGTTGACCGCGGCTGGAATGTGGCTGGTGGTACACATGACCTATGCCCGGCGCGTTCGGCTCGACGGCCAGCCGCTGCAAGCCGATGACTTCAAGTCTGTGCCGGAAGGGCATACGGGCGGCGCGCTGAACATGGTGCCGGCCTATGCAGGCTATCTGGCGCTCAATGCGCTGACTGGCGAGACCCGCGGCTGGCTGATGGGGCAGGGGCATTGCGTGGCGGCGATCGAGGCGCTGAACCTGCTGACCGCTAATCAGCATCCAGAGCAGGCCGCTCGTTACGGCTGCGATGAAGCCGGTATGAGCCGCCTAGCCGCCGACTTCTACAGCTATGCCCAGGCTTCGGACGGCAGCGCTGGTGTACCGCTGGGGAGTCACGTCAACCCACACACCGCAGGCGGCATCGCCGAGGGCGGATACCTGGGCTTTGCCGAATTGCAGTACGCCCACCTGCCTTTGCCTGGCGAGAAGCTGGTGGCGTTTCTCTCCGATGGGGCAGCCGAGGAGCAGCGCGGCAGTGACTGGATGCCACGCTGGTGGCGTGCCGAGGACTGTGGTGTGGCGTTGCCGGTGATGATCGCCAACGGCCGCCGCATCGAGCAGCGTACCGAGTTGGGGACGCTGGAGGGGCTGGATGGTTTTCGGCGGCATCTGCGTGGCTGTGGTTTCGATCCTCTGAGCTTCGATGGTCGTGATCCAGCGGCTTTCGTCTGCGCCTTATGGGAGATGGAGCAGCGTCTGGCGCACCGAGTGGGTGAGTTGAACAACGAGTTGATCGGCTACCCCCTGCCGATGCCCTATGGCATCGCTGAAACCACCAAGGGCTACGGCTTCTTTGGCGCCGGCAGCAACGCTGCGCACAACCTGCCTTTGCCGGCCAGTCCGGCACAGGATGAGCACGCGCGCGCATTGTTCAACAAGCATGCTGCGGCGTTGTGGGTGGAGCCGCAGGCGCTGTCCGAGGCCTGCAGTCTGTTCGCATCGCGGGATGGGCGCGTGCTGGAACGTGACAACCCGCTGGCCCAGCGTCATCCAGCGCTGCCCGTGCAGCCTGCGTTGCACTTCCATGACCAGGCTTGCTCGCCAATGAGCGCACTGGATCGCTATTTCGTCGATCTGGTGCGCCTCAACCCGCAGTTGCGCCCGCGCGTAGGCAACCCGGACGAGTTGGCCAGCAACCGTCTGGGCGGCGTGCTGGCGGCCCTCAAGCACCGTGTCAGCCAGCCGGAGAACGATCTGGAGGCGATCGACGGCGCCGTGATCACCGCACTCAACGAAGAGGCTGTGGTTTCGGCCTGCCTGGCCAATCAGGGCGGCTTGAATCTGGTGGCCAGTTACGAAGCCTTCTGCGTGAAGATGCTCGGTGCCGTGCGCCAGAGCCTGATCTTCGCCCGCCAGCAGAAAGAGGCCGGGCGGCCGGCAGGCTGGCTGGGCTGGCCTCTGGTGGCCACTTCGCACACCTGGGAGAACGGCAAGAACCAGCAGTCGCATCAGGACACCACATTCTGTGAGGCGCTGCTGGGCGAGATGCACGATGTCATGCGTGTGCTGTTGCCGGCTGATCACAATTCCTTGCTGGCGCTGCTGCCAGGGATCTACCAGGAGCGTGGCAGGCTGGCTTGCCTGGTGGTTGCCAAGCGTGAACAACCCTGCACCTTCACGGTCGAACAGGCTAAGCAGCTGGCGCGCGATGGTGCGCTACTGGTCGATGCCGACGGTGAAGGCGAGCCGGTGCTGCTGATTGCCAGTGGCAGTTATCAACTGAATGAGATGCGCCGTGCTGCCGTTCGTCTGAGCGAGCAGGCTGTGGCCTGGCGTCTGATTTACTTGCAGGAACCGGGGCGTTTTCGTGCGCCGCGTGATGCCTGGGAGGCACCGAGCCTGGCCAGTGTTGCGCAGCGTGAGGCGCTGTTCCCCGTGGCCTGTCGGCGGCGTGTGTTACTCAGCCACATGCGCCCGGAAGTGGCCTTGGGGCATCTGTCGACGGTGTTGGGTGATGCTGCTTCGTGTCGCGCACTGGGTTACCGCAATCGGGGGGGCACGTTCGACGATGCCGGTATGTTGTTCGCCAATGGCTGCAGTTGGGCGCATGTGTTGCAAAGCGTCGCCGAGGTACTCGGCGTATCGATCGATGCTTGGCTGACGGCTGCGGAACGGGCGGCTCTGGCAGGGAGGGGGGATCCTCGCTCTCTGCGCTGA
- a CDS encoding quorum-sensing-regulated virulence factor family protein translates to MLRYILPALALSLMLPTAQAASLKEMELTRTLEQVARQSSEGTPRAINEDILDQGYTVEGHTLINHLSVREAHAAKMRGNPDTVRAQLAASVCRNPGYRNLLAKGAQLRYQFSEYRSNRPVTVEVFDKSDCGI, encoded by the coding sequence ATGCTGCGTTACATCCTCCCCGCTCTCGCGCTCAGCCTGATGCTTCCCACCGCCCAGGCAGCTTCGCTGAAGGAGATGGAACTGACTCGCACCCTGGAGCAAGTCGCTCGCCAGAGCAGCGAAGGCACGCCGCGGGCGATCAACGAGGACATTCTCGATCAGGGCTATACCGTGGAAGGCCACACCCTGATCAACCACCTCAGCGTGCGTGAGGCACATGCCGCAAAGATGCGCGGCAACCCCGACACCGTGCGTGCACAACTGGCAGCCAGCGTCTGCCGCAACCCGGGTTATCGCAACCTGCTGGCCAAAGGCGCACAGCTGCGCTACCAGTTCAGCGAATACCGCAGCAACCGCCCGGTTACCGTCGAAGTCTTCGACAAGAGCGACTGCGGCATTTGA
- a CDS encoding OmpP1/FadL family transporter, with protein MTILFRRWPSRVMVGSLLVLPVAQVQASGYHFGSQSVAAQGSAHANGAEAADPSTIFYNPAGLARLKGTQVTSGLSILLPDGKYEDKGSTDVFGNPVSGDAGKFLPDAAAAPNFYFSHEINDQITVGLGIFTPFGAKLDYKEDWAGRYGIQSASLETVTFNPSISFRFNEHHSIGFGVSAQYIKSIQRGAADVKGASRQLAGQFVKENQSLTELAASPIGQITIPLLYGGLTVPGEITSCNGQSGDAFVDCVAQNFADNVEGDGYFRVKGDDWGFGWNIGYMWEPTESTRFGVSYRSNIRHTLEGETKWSFADVSGSVPSPDTDLGGGLLPSRDDLAQILDPDNWINPGDFAGSRLHPNSKAKTAIDTPEMLSFNAFHQLNDKVALMADLTFTRHSRLDEVRIGIDQVAGYPYFNGVTEGDLSVKQDWKDSYKISLGMNYQYSDDLLLRTGVAYDRSPVNSPQLRHPAFPDADRYWLSLGANYKVTRDTSVDLAYSYVQFSSGKMDYQDGCSPAGWVPGSGGLYQDSGVRCTGNGGNFKGEYETRIHFIGLALNHTF; from the coding sequence ATGACAATACTCTTTCGGCGCTGGCCATCGCGTGTGATGGTCGGCAGTTTACTGGTTTTGCCCGTCGCGCAGGTGCAGGCATCCGGTTATCACTTTGGTTCGCAATCGGTGGCGGCGCAGGGTTCGGCGCACGCCAACGGCGCCGAGGCAGCCGACCCCTCGACCATTTTCTACAACCCGGCCGGCCTGGCCCGGCTCAAGGGCACTCAGGTGACCTCCGGCTTGAGCATTTTGCTGCCGGACGGCAAGTACGAGGACAAGGGTAGCACCGACGTGTTCGGCAATCCGGTGTCGGGGGATGCCGGCAAGTTCCTGCCTGATGCCGCCGCCGCGCCCAATTTCTATTTCTCCCATGAGATCAACGACCAGATAACGGTCGGCCTTGGCATCTTCACCCCGTTCGGTGCCAAACTCGATTACAAGGAGGACTGGGCCGGACGTTACGGCATCCAGTCGGCAAGCCTGGAGACCGTGACCTTCAACCCGAGCATTTCCTTCCGTTTCAATGAGCATCACAGCATCGGCTTCGGTGTGTCGGCGCAGTACATCAAGTCGATCCAGCGCGGGGCGGCGGATGTCAAAGGTGCATCGCGGCAGTTGGCCGGGCAGTTCGTCAAAGAGAACCAGAGTCTGACGGAATTGGCCGCTTCGCCTATTGGACAGATAACCATCCCGTTGCTTTATGGTGGCCTGACGGTACCTGGAGAGATCACCAGCTGTAACGGTCAGTCTGGTGATGCTTTCGTCGATTGTGTGGCTCAGAACTTTGCCGACAACGTTGAGGGCGATGGTTATTTTCGAGTCAAGGGCGACGACTGGGGTTTTGGCTGGAATATCGGCTATATGTGGGAACCGACCGAGTCGACGCGTTTTGGTGTGTCGTACCGTTCAAATATTCGCCACACTCTTGAAGGCGAGACCAAATGGAGTTTTGCAGACGTGTCTGGCAGCGTTCCTTCACCTGACACTGATCTAGGCGGTGGTTTGCTGCCGAGTCGAGATGATCTTGCCCAGATACTTGACCCGGACAACTGGATCAACCCCGGCGATTTCGCCGGCTCCAGGCTGCACCCCAACTCCAAGGCCAAGACTGCCATCGATACGCCGGAGATGCTCTCGTTCAACGCCTTCCACCAGTTGAACGACAAGGTGGCGCTGATGGCGGATCTGACGTTCACCCGGCATTCGCGGCTCGACGAAGTGCGCATCGGTATCGATCAGGTCGCGGGCTATCCCTATTTCAACGGTGTGACCGAGGGCGATCTGAGCGTCAAGCAGGACTGGAAGGACAGCTACAAGATCTCCCTGGGCATGAACTACCAGTACAGCGATGACCTGCTGCTGCGTACTGGTGTGGCCTATGACCGCTCACCGGTCAATTCACCACAGTTACGCCACCCGGCCTTTCCCGATGCGGATCGCTACTGGCTGTCGCTAGGGGCCAACTACAAGGTCACTCGCGATACGTCGGTGGACCTCGCCTACAGCTACGTGCAGTTCTCCAGTGGCAAGATGGATTATCAGGATGGTTGTTCACCGGCCGGCTGGGTGCCGGGCTCCGGTGGCCTTTATCAGGACAGCGGCGTGCGCTGCACTGGCAATGGCGGCAACTTCAAGGGCGAGTACGAGACCCGTATCCATTTC